TTCTCCGAGGCGGCCGACGGCATCGGCCGGGGCGAAGGCTGCGCGGCGGTCCTGCTGAAACGCCTGTCCGACGCCGAACGGGACGGCGACCGGATCCTCGCCGTCGTCCGGGCCACCGCCGTCAACTCCGACGGACGCTCCAACGGCCTGCTGGCCCCCAACCCGGCCGCCCAGCAAGCCCTGTTGCGCACCGCGTACGCGCGTGCCGGGCTCTCCCCCTCGCACATCGACCACGTCGAGGCGCACGGCACCGGCACCCCGCTCGGTGACCCCATCGAGGCGGGCGCGCTCGGCGCCGTCCTCGGTGCGGGCCGCGACCCCGACCAGCCCCTGCTCCTGGGCTCGGTGAAGGGAAACCTGGGCCATCTGGAGTCCGCCGCGGGCATCGCCGGGCTGGTGAAGACGGTGCTCGCGCTCCACCACGACCTGATCCCGCCCTCGCTGCACTGCGCCGAGGGCAGCGCTCTGGACGCCGACGCACGGCTGCGGGTCGTGACCGAGGCCGAGCCGTGGCCCCGGTACGGGGGTACGGCCACCGCCGGGGTCTCCGGGTTCGGGTTCGGCGGCACCAACGCCCACGCCGTACTGGAGGAATGGCGGCCGGGCGCCCTGCTGCCGCCCCCGGCCGAGGAACCCCGGGCCCGTCTCCATCTCCTCTCCGACCTCGACGCCGACCGGGTCCGCGACACCGCCGGCCTGCTCGCCGACTGGCTGGACACGCCCGAGGGCGGCGCCGCGCACCCCGCCGACGTGGCGCGCACGCTCGCCGGGCGAACGGGCTGGGGGCCGGTGCGGGCGGCGGTGGTCGCCGCGGACCGCGCCGAACTGGCGGACGGACTGCGGGCGTTGGCGGACGGGCGGCCCCACACGCGGGTACTGGTGGGCGACCGGGATGTCGTGGGGCGCGGGCCGGTGTGGGTGTTCTCCGGGTACGGCAGCCAGTGGGCCGGCATGGGCCGCCGGCTCCTCGTCGAGGAGCCCGCCTTCGCCGCGGCCGTGGAGAAACTGGACGGACAACTGGCCCCCGCATGCGGGCTCTCCCTCTACGAGCACCTGGCCTCCGGCGGCGACCTCGACCGTCTTGAGGTCGCCCAACCCGTCCTCCTGGGCATGCAGTTGGCGCTCGCGGAGCTGTGGCGCGCCTACGGTGTCGAGCCGGTCGCCGTCATCGGTCACTCCCTGGGCGAGGTGGCCGCGGCGGTGTGCGCGGGCGCGCTGGAGGTGTCGGAGGCGGCCCGGGTGGTGGCCGTACGGGCCAGGCTGCTCAGCGGGCTGCGGGGCGGGGCGATGGCGGTGGTGGACCTCGATGACGCCGAACTCCCGCTGCTGGAGCGGGACTTCCCAGGTGTCCAGGTCGCCGTGCACTCCTCCCCCGGCCAGAAGGTGGTCACCGGGGAGGGCGAGTCGGTGGCCCGGCTGGTGGAGCGGCTGGAGAAGGAGGGGCGGGCCGCGCGGGCGATGCGGGTGGTCGGGGCGGGTCATTCGGCCCAGGTGGACCCGCTGCTGCCGGAGCTGACGGCGGAACTGGCCGACATTCGGGGTGAGTGCCCCCGGCTCCCGGTCTACTCGACCGTGCTGGACGATCCGCGTGGCGACTGCGTGTTCGACGCGGCGCACTGGGCGGCCAACCTGCGGCGGCCCGTGCGTCTCGACCGGGCGGTGGCCGCGGCCGCCGCCGACGGCCACACCGCGTTCGTCGAACTCTCGCCCCACCCGGTCCTGGTCCGGGCGATCACGGACAACGCGCCGGGCGCCCTCACCCTCGGCACGCTCCACCGGGACGCCGACACCTCGGCCGACTTCCTGAGCCGTCTGGGCACCCTGCACACCGCCGGGTCCCGGCTCCCGCTGCCTGCGGGCCGCGTCATCGACCTGCCCGCGCCGCGCTGGCGCCACGCGCGGCACTGGTGGACGGACGGCCGGGCGGGTCGGGCAGTCGCGGAGGGCGAGGGAGGCCGCGACGACGGCGGGGTCCGGGTGACGGTGGAGAGCCATGGGGTGCCCGGTCGCCACGTCCAGAACGCGGCCCCCGGCCCGGCCGACGACCTCGGCGTCGCCAGAGCAGGGGATCCCGACCGACCCACTTCTGTCACCGCCCGCCTCTGTCACCACATCGCGGCGGTCACCGGGCACCCTGCCACCCGGATCACCCCCGCCACCGCCCTGTCCGACCTGGGCCTGGACTCCCTGATGGCCGTCCGCATCCGCACCGCCCTCGAACGCGAGCTGGCCATCGACCTCCCCCTCCGCGACCTCCTGAACGCGGGCACGATCGAGGCCACGGCGTCCCGCATCGAGCAGGCACTGTCGAGGGATGAGACCCCGGAAGGGGAGGTCCGGCAGCCGGTTCCGCCACCCACCGTCGCCGGCCCCCACACGCCGCCTCGGTCCGTCCGCCCGCTCCGCCCGCCCCTCCCGCCCCGGCGCACCACCACCCACCCCCTCCTCCGCCCCCTCCAGCCCTCCGGCTCCCGCCCCCCGCTCTTCCTCGTCCACGCCGCCGGAGGGACCACCGACGTCTACCGGGGTCTCGTCGAACGGCTGGGCGGGGAGCGGCCGGTGTACGGGATGGAGCGGGTCGACGAGGCGCGTACGGTCGTCGAGAAGGCCCGGCGGTACGCCGAGGCCGTGGCGGCCGTGCATCCCGACGGCCCCTGCCTGCTGGGTGGTTGGTCGTTCGGCGGCTTCGTCGCGCAGGAGGCGGCCCGGCAGCTCACTGCCGCCGGCCGGGACGTGCGGCGGGTGGTGCTCATCGATTCCGTACGGCCGCTCCCCCGCCCCGAGGAGACACCGGCCGAGCGGATCCGCGCCCATTTCACCGGCTTCGCCCGCCACGTCGCCGACACCTACGGGGTCGAACTGGAGCTGCCGTACGACGAGTTGGCCGCGACGCGGGACGACAGCGAGCGGGTCGACACGGTGCTGCGGGTCCTGCGCGAGGCCGTCGACGTGCCGCGCGCGGCCCTCGACCACCAGCGGTCCTCCTATGTGGACCTGCGGATAGGCGAGGCCCACCGACCGGGCCGCCACGACGGGCCGGTGGTGCTGTACCGGGCGACCGAGCCCGCCCCGCACACCGTGCGCGACCCCGCGTACGAGCGCGACGACGAGGCGCTCGGCTGGGACGAGGTGTGCCCGCGGCTGACCGTCGTCCGGGTCACGGGTCACCATCTGTCGCTGCTCGACCCCCCGCACGTCGACGAGATCGCCGCCCATCTGCGGTGGGAGCTCGCCGACGACCACCGCTGAACCGAGCCGAGGAGAGCCGCCATGCCCGAGCCCATCGCCCCCACCGACCCCACCGACCGCGCCGCCGCGCCGTCCCGCCGCGCCGTCACCAGAGCGGCCGCCGTGACCGGACTGGCCGCCCTCCTCGGTGCCGCGACCACCCGCACCGCCGGGGCGACCGTGCCCCGGCCCCCCGCCCGGCGCACCGGCCGGACCGCCGCCACGACCACAACCCCCGCCCCCGTCACCCGCCTCGGCCCCCGGACCCTCGACGTCTCCCTCCCCTCGGCGGCCCTGGGCCGCAGCGCCCCGGTGCGGCTGATCCTCCCCTCCTCCTTCGACGCGCAGCCGACCCGGACGTATCCCGTGCTGTACCTCCTCCACGGCGCGCACGACGACCACACGTCCTGGACCCGGGAGACGGACATCGAGGCGTTCACGGCGGGCCGGGAGCTGATCGTGGCGATGCCGGACGCGGGACCGACCGGCATTCCCACCGCCTGGCGCAGCGGCCCGGACTACGAGACGTTCCAGGTCGAGGAGGTCCCGGCGCTGCTCGCCCGGCAGTACCGGGCGTCCGGGGTCCGGGTGGTGGCCGGTGTCTCGACGGGCGGCTACGGGGCCATGGCGCACGCGGCCCGGCACCCCGGGGCCTTCGCCGCGGCGGCCTCGTACAGCGGCATCCTCGACACGACGGCACCCGGCGTGCCGCCCCTGATGGACGCCATCGTCGCCCGCGAGAACCTCGCGCCCCTGTCACTGTGGGGCAACCCCGTCCTGAACGTGCTCACCTGGCGGGACTTCAACCCGCGTTCCCGGGCGGCAGGGCTGCGCGGCACTCCCCTGTACGTGTCGA
This genomic stretch from Streptomyces deccanensis harbors:
- a CDS encoding type I polyketide synthase; the encoded protein is MSVVGEGGSEGEAQGHGRGQDEGRGSSKAGSPDAHRSGSGRGSGSGLASRSGEAGAGGPRPVFAGGRDGLVRRLIAAQVAAWHGGAAEDVPMDRPLADLGMSSRDAVVLAGELSRATGRELPATLLWEAPTGDALVARLCDGTADLAPMTDGIRAAGLAPVTDRIPTAGHAPTLSPTPALSPTPALSLAPSAGLAPVAAPSREAPAPGEPVAVVGVGCRLPGGVHGPAAYWRALLDGVDAIRRVPEDRWRDFTPYPPADALPHGGYLDDIAGFDADFFRITPREAAVMDPQQRILLEVVRETLDHAAVPAESLAGSATGVFVGVSAPEYGQLTGADPAAVDPWAPAGGALSVAAGRLAYVLDTRGPSLAVDTACSSSLVAVHQACVSLRTGESDLAIAAGVNLLLSPTVTVAFLRAGALAPDGRCKPFSEAADGIGRGEGCAAVLLKRLSDAERDGDRILAVVRATAVNSDGRSNGLLAPNPAAQQALLRTAYARAGLSPSHIDHVEAHGTGTPLGDPIEAGALGAVLGAGRDPDQPLLLGSVKGNLGHLESAAGIAGLVKTVLALHHDLIPPSLHCAEGSALDADARLRVVTEAEPWPRYGGTATAGVSGFGFGGTNAHAVLEEWRPGALLPPPAEEPRARLHLLSDLDADRVRDTAGLLADWLDTPEGGAAHPADVARTLAGRTGWGPVRAAVVAADRAELADGLRALADGRPHTRVLVGDRDVVGRGPVWVFSGYGSQWAGMGRRLLVEEPAFAAAVEKLDGQLAPACGLSLYEHLASGGDLDRLEVAQPVLLGMQLALAELWRAYGVEPVAVIGHSLGEVAAAVCAGALEVSEAARVVAVRARLLSGLRGGAMAVVDLDDAELPLLERDFPGVQVAVHSSPGQKVVTGEGESVARLVERLEKEGRAARAMRVVGAGHSAQVDPLLPELTAELADIRGECPRLPVYSTVLDDPRGDCVFDAAHWAANLRRPVRLDRAVAAAAADGHTAFVELSPHPVLVRAITDNAPGALTLGTLHRDADTSADFLSRLGTLHTAGSRLPLPAGRVIDLPAPRWRHARHWWTDGRAGRAVAEGEGGRDDGGVRVTVESHGVPGRHVQNAAPGPADDLGVARAGDPDRPTSVTARLCHHIAAVTGHPATRITPATALSDLGLDSLMAVRIRTALERELAIDLPLRDLLNAGTIEATASRIEQALSRDETPEGEVRQPVPPPTVAGPHTPPRSVRPLRPPLPPRRTTTHPLLRPLQPSGSRPPLFLVHAAGGTTDVYRGLVERLGGERPVYGMERVDEARTVVEKARRYAEAVAAVHPDGPCLLGGWSFGGFVAQEAARQLTAAGRDVRRVVLIDSVRPLPRPEETPAERIRAHFTGFARHVADTYGVELELPYDELAATRDDSERVDTVLRVLREAVDVPRAALDHQRSSYVDLRIGEAHRPGRHDGPVVLYRATEPAPHTVRDPAYERDDEALGWDEVCPRLTVVRVTGHHLSLLDPPHVDEIAAHLRWELADDHR
- a CDS encoding alpha/beta hydrolase, with product MPEPIAPTDPTDRAAAPSRRAVTRAAAVTGLAALLGAATTRTAGATVPRPPARRTGRTAATTTTPAPVTRLGPRTLDVSLPSAALGRSAPVRLILPSSFDAQPTRTYPVLYLLHGAHDDHTSWTRETDIEAFTAGRELIVAMPDAGPTGIPTAWRSGPDYETFQVEEVPALLARQYRASGVRVVAGVSTGGYGAMAHAARHPGAFAAAASYSGILDTTAPGVPPLMDAIVARENLAPLSLWGNPVLNVLTWRDFNPRSRAAGLRGTPLYVSSGSGVVGGIGDWLPEALESLLWPSAHAFADTLALLRIPVTTHFYAGGGHGWAYWKREFTASWPMLAGALGVPA